The proteins below are encoded in one region of Paenacidovorax monticola:
- a CDS encoding 2TM domain-containing protein — MTDHPAHEDPIDRLARKRAGAKLGWFIHATVYLFVNLLLAVLSAASGRHWALFPALGWGLGLAVHGLAVFVFTGGGGCSSAWSAPSASASPHDSPEPGFLHDCCCHLGHHSGTPDPGHGGHLARHPGLRRPARPDASCQHQHPLRPGGLHLLACTAALHRPRRHRACLAPLRAG, encoded by the coding sequence ATGACCGACCACCCTGCCCACGAAGACCCCATCGACCGCCTGGCCCGCAAGCGCGCGGGAGCCAAGCTCGGCTGGTTCATCCACGCCACCGTCTACCTGTTCGTCAACCTGCTGCTGGCCGTCCTGTCCGCCGCCAGCGGACGCCACTGGGCCCTGTTCCCGGCCCTGGGCTGGGGCCTGGGGCTCGCGGTACACGGCCTGGCCGTGTTCGTGTTCACCGGCGGCGGGGGCTGTTCGAGCGCATGGTCCGCACCGAGCGCGAGCGCATCACCGCACGACAGCCCTGAGCCGGGATTTCTCCATGACTGCTGCTGCCACCTGGGCCACCACTCTGGGACTCCTGACCCTGGGCACGGCGGCCACCTTGCTCGGCACCCTGGTCTTCGGCGGCCCGCACGCCCCGATGCCTCTTGCCAGCATCAACACCCCCTTCGTCCAGGTGGACTACACCTCCTTGCCTGCACTGCGGCATTACACCGCCCGCGACGGCACCGCGCTTGCTTGGCGCCACTACGCGCCGGCTGA
- a CDS encoding diguanylate cyclase — MIPWRRLLLALARLRRAGRGAGVGMVQRLLLVLCLCLGLPAAHASPPLVLEPGRQVLNAWPAITLLGDDTFGLGVQDMLGRLAQFAPPANLNGSLGVHNQEAMWLRLPLEVGDAPNGPWVVSIGYSSLQEVDIYLTREGQVLQQALLGYLRPPGKATLSSRTPAMLLNLQAGQRYDVLVRIRTQGPMILPITVSEMPHGLYLALREQMLQGLLNGLALCLLIYSLIQWASQHERLFAYYALVVLGSTGFSLQFFGIGAQFLWPGNVWMAAHAGIVAGLVALAGSFLFLGYTLLSPSTPRSYQRMMHAGAAATTLVCLAFAFDWLEPRGATAFMSLVGPLPSLLSIPAALRRVREKDPVGTTLLFAWLAYGAAAAVMVGLVQGWLPANFWTMHSFQLGATIDMLLFMRVLGLRSRALHLAAIDAHRERDTLHSLAHTDPLTGLPNRRGLHVALGNSLLRCGPQHLVAVYMLDLDGFKPVNDQYGHDVGDELLVAVTRRLLGHVRESDVVARLGGDEFVVMTSHLSQPEQAHDLGMKLLDAFRSPFALGDLQVHVGLTIGYALAPHDSGDAIGLLRLADAAMYSGKQAGKFCLRRNTGDLALSSS, encoded by the coding sequence ATGATCCCCTGGCGCCGCCTCCTCCTCGCCCTCGCGCGGCTGCGGCGCGCCGGACGTGGCGCTGGCGTGGGGATGGTGCAGCGTCTGCTGCTGGTGCTGTGCCTGTGCCTGGGCCTGCCGGCGGCACATGCGTCGCCCCCCCTTGTGCTGGAGCCCGGCCGCCAGGTGCTCAACGCGTGGCCGGCCATCACGCTCCTGGGCGACGACACATTCGGGCTCGGCGTGCAGGACATGCTGGGACGGCTGGCGCAGTTCGCGCCGCCCGCGAACCTCAACGGCTCGCTGGGTGTGCACAACCAGGAGGCGATGTGGCTGCGCCTGCCCCTGGAGGTAGGCGACGCGCCGAACGGCCCCTGGGTCGTCAGCATCGGCTACAGCTCCCTGCAGGAAGTGGACATCTACCTCACCCGCGAAGGCCAGGTGCTGCAGCAGGCCCTGCTGGGTTATCTCCGGCCGCCCGGCAAGGCGACCCTGTCGAGCCGCACGCCCGCGATGCTGCTGAACCTGCAGGCAGGACAGCGCTACGACGTGCTGGTCCGCATCCGCACCCAAGGGCCCATGATCCTCCCCATCACCGTGAGCGAGATGCCCCACGGACTCTACCTGGCCCTGCGCGAGCAGATGCTGCAAGGCCTGCTCAATGGACTGGCGCTCTGCCTGCTTATCTACAGCCTGATCCAGTGGGCCAGCCAGCACGAGCGCCTGTTTGCCTACTACGCGCTGGTCGTCCTGGGCAGCACGGGTTTCTCCCTCCAGTTCTTCGGGATCGGCGCACAGTTCCTCTGGCCCGGCAATGTGTGGATGGCGGCCCACGCGGGCATCGTGGCGGGACTGGTGGCCCTGGCGGGGTCTTTCCTCTTCCTGGGCTACACCTTGCTGAGCCCTTCCACCCCCAGAAGCTACCAGCGCATGATGCATGCCGGAGCGGCCGCCACCACGCTCGTATGCCTGGCCTTCGCCTTCGACTGGCTGGAGCCTCGCGGCGCCACGGCCTTCATGAGCCTGGTGGGCCCCTTGCCTTCGCTCCTCAGCATCCCCGCCGCGCTAAGGAGAGTGCGCGAGAAGGACCCGGTGGGCACCACCCTGCTGTTCGCATGGCTGGCCTATGGTGCTGCGGCGGCGGTGATGGTGGGACTGGTGCAAGGCTGGCTGCCCGCGAACTTCTGGACGATGCATTCGTTCCAGCTTGGCGCGACCATTGACATGCTGCTCTTCATGCGCGTGCTGGGCCTGCGCAGCCGGGCGCTGCACCTGGCGGCGATCGATGCACACCGCGAGCGCGACACGCTGCATTCGCTCGCCCATACCGACCCGCTCACGGGCCTGCCCAACCGGCGCGGCCTGCACGTGGCGCTGGGCAACAGCCTGCTGCGCTGCGGCCCCCAGCATCTCGTGGCGGTCTACATGCTCGACCTTGACGGCTTCAAGCCCGTCAACGACCAGTACGGCCACGACGTGGGCGACGAGCTGCTGGTCGCCGTCACGCGCCGCCTGCTGGGCCATGTGCGCGAATCGGACGTGGTGGCACGCCTGGGCGGCGACGAATTCGTGGTCATGACGTCCCACCTGAGCCAGCCCGAGCAGGCCCACGACCTGGGCATGAAGCTGCTCGACGCGTTCCGCTCACCCTTCGCCCTGGGGGACTTGCAGGTCCATGTGGGCCTGACCATCGGCTATGCCCTCGCCCCCCACGACAGCGGCGACGCCATTGGGCTGCTCAGGCTCGCCGATGCCGCGATGTACAGCGGCAAGCAGGCCGGCAAGTTCTGCCTGCGGCGCAACACGGGCGACCTCGCGCTGTCATCGTCCTGA
- a CDS encoding PAS domain-containing protein, which translates to MLTRNVGATVAVFNRQLVLVYANEEYGRWFGALPSRLIGKTLVELYGAADCTRFMPFVERVLKGERIQYERLVPNPEGFQEWRTICLTPLRDAGARSRAS; encoded by the coding sequence ATGCTGACCCGCAACGTGGGGGCCACGGTCGCCGTGTTCAACCGTCAGCTCGTGCTGGTCTATGCCAACGAAGAATACGGGCGCTGGTTCGGTGCCCTTCCGTCGCGGCTTATCGGCAAGACGCTGGTCGAGTTGTATGGCGCCGCCGACTGCACGCGCTTCATGCCCTTCGTGGAGCGGGTGCTCAAGGGCGAGCGCATCCAGTACGAGCGCCTGGTCCCCAACCCCGAGGGGTTCCAGGAGTGGCGCACCATCTGCCTCACGCCCCTGCGCGACGCGGGGGCGAGGTCGAGGGCTTCGTGA
- a CDS encoding alpha/beta hydrolase, translating into MGFSSGGGFALRFAASEHGALFERYVLLAPFLHQDAPTAKPAGRAWAAVGLPRTIALAWLNGLGITRWNHLPVLAFALDERARAQLTPEYGFALAMNFRPHEDYRGDIRQASGRVQVLVGDSDELFDADAYGPLFAPPGGAAPVTVVPGVGHVGLVLDPAGIQAAVQACRPAA; encoded by the coding sequence TTGGGATTCTCGTCCGGCGGGGGCTTCGCGCTGCGCTTCGCCGCCAGTGAGCACGGCGCGCTGTTCGAGCGCTACGTGCTGCTGGCCCCGTTCCTGCACCAAGATGCGCCTACCGCCAAGCCCGCCGGCCGCGCCTGGGCCGCCGTGGGCCTACCACGCACCATCGCACTGGCCTGGCTGAACGGCCTGGGCATCACGCGCTGGAACCACCTGCCGGTGCTCGCCTTCGCGCTCGACGAGCGGGCGCGCGCGCAGCTCACACCGGAGTATGGGTTCGCGCTCGCCATGAACTTCCGCCCGCACGAGGACTACCGTGGCGACATCCGTCAGGCCTCGGGCCGCGTGCAGGTGCTGGTGGGCGACAGCGACGAGTTGTTCGATGCCGATGCCTACGGCCCGCTGTTCGCGCCGCCCGGCGGCGCAGCCCCTGTCACCGTGGTGCCGGGCGTGGGCCACGTCGGCCTCGTCCTTGATCCCGCCGGCATACAGGCCGCCGTGCAAGCCTGCAGGCCGGCTGCCTAG
- a CDS encoding LytR/AlgR family response regulator transcription factor encodes MPTALIAEDEPLLAAALQHELARAWPELRVAATVGDGLSAVQQALALRPEVLFFDIRMPGQSGLDAAAELADAWPAEAPFPALVFVTAYDQYAVQAFEAQAMDYLLKPVQAARLQRTVQKLRAALSPQARAATESGANLDATLAQLRALLAAPGLGAAAMPPPRLEVIQASQGTQIHMVPVADVIYVEAADKYLRVLTATQEYLIRTPLKELLAQLDPTVFWQVHRGTVVRASAIALAERDEAGRLHLQLRERPERLSVSRLYVHLFKGM; translated from the coding sequence ATGCCGACAGCACTGATCGCCGAGGATGAACCGCTGCTGGCCGCCGCGCTCCAGCACGAGCTGGCCCGCGCCTGGCCCGAGCTTCGCGTTGCCGCCACCGTGGGCGACGGGCTCAGCGCGGTGCAGCAGGCCCTCGCGCTGCGGCCCGAGGTGCTGTTCTTCGACATCCGCATGCCCGGCCAGAGCGGCCTGGACGCGGCGGCCGAGCTGGCCGATGCCTGGCCCGCCGAGGCGCCGTTCCCGGCGCTCGTGTTCGTCACGGCCTACGACCAGTACGCCGTGCAGGCCTTCGAGGCGCAGGCCATGGACTACCTGCTGAAGCCCGTACAGGCCGCCCGTCTGCAAAGAACCGTGCAGAAACTGCGTGCGGCGCTTTCCCCGCAAGCGCGGGCAGCTACCGAGTCAGGCGCCAACCTGGACGCCACCCTGGCCCAGCTGCGCGCACTGCTGGCCGCGCCGGGCCTGGGTGCGGCGGCAATGCCTCCGCCCCGGCTCGAAGTCATCCAGGCCAGCCAGGGCACGCAGATCCACATGGTGCCGGTGGCCGATGTGATCTACGTGGAGGCGGCCGACAAGTACCTGCGCGTGCTCACCGCCACGCAGGAGTACCTGATCCGCACCCCGCTCAAGGAGCTTTTGGCCCAGTTGGACCCCACCGTGTTCTGGCAGGTGCACCGGGGCACCGTGGTGCGTGCCAGTGCCATTGCCCTGGCCGAGCGCGACGAGGCTGGGCGCCTGCACCTGCAGCTACGCGAACGACCCGAACGGCTGTCCGTGAGCCGGCTGTACGTGCACCTGTTCAAGGGCATGTGA
- a CDS encoding DUF2306 domain-containing protein, translating into MTITPAIAIHASAALAATVLGPVALWARRRGAQRPRLHRAAGYAWVTLMVLAAISALFIQGSQGPRWAGFGPIHLLIPVTLGMLFLAFRHLLRGNIAGHRQMMQRLYLGACVIAGFFTLLPSRLLGHWLGTQLGWL; encoded by the coding sequence ATGACCATCACCCCCGCCATCGCCATCCACGCCAGCGCCGCGCTGGCCGCCACCGTGCTGGGCCCCGTCGCGCTCTGGGCGCGCCGGCGCGGGGCCCAGCGCCCGCGCCTGCACCGCGCCGCGGGCTACGCCTGGGTCACCCTCATGGTCCTGGCCGCCATCTCGGCCCTGTTCATCCAGGGCAGCCAGGGCCCGCGCTGGGCCGGCTTCGGCCCCATCCACCTGCTGATCCCGGTCACGCTGGGCATGCTGTTCCTGGCGTTCCGCCACCTGCTGCGCGGCAACATCGCGGGCCACCGCCAGATGATGCAGCGCCTCTACCTGGGCGCCTGCGTGATCGCGGGCTTCTTCACGCTGCTGCCCAGCCGCCTGCTGGGCCACTGGCTGGGCACCCAGCTCGGCTGGCTCTGA
- a CDS encoding sensor domain-containing diguanylate cyclase, translating into MTTALGVHELQVTMSALRAANQRLSSHMDNSPLAVLELDDRLHLLHCSRRAIQLMGWRVDEPLVGRSLMDLLGSQAADPHLADALHRLQAGQESQNRAETCFRQRDGAEVHCEWFNSALTDATGRVTSIMALVQDVSAKIQIARQQHYLAQHDSLTGLFNRAAFHDRLERALERAQRHTGKVALLFIDLDGFKRVNDEEGHRAGDEVLRIVAQRLVHAVREHDTVARLGGDEFLVMLDTDVTHEVPRAIGQRIIDALCQPMVVDGRPLAVGASIGVAMHPPLDGSIDVLMGRADQAMYMAKRTGKGRLAYAEPA; encoded by the coding sequence GTGACCACCGCCCTCGGCGTGCACGAGCTACAGGTCACCATGAGCGCGCTGCGTGCGGCCAACCAGCGCCTGTCCTCGCACATGGACAACAGCCCCCTGGCGGTCCTGGAGCTGGACGACCGGCTGCACCTGCTGCACTGCTCGCGCCGGGCCATCCAGCTCATGGGCTGGCGTGTCGACGAGCCGCTCGTGGGGCGCTCGCTGATGGATCTGCTGGGCTCCCAGGCCGCCGATCCGCACCTGGCCGATGCACTGCATCGCCTGCAGGCCGGCCAGGAATCGCAGAACCGCGCGGAAACCTGCTTCCGGCAGCGCGACGGGGCGGAAGTGCACTGCGAGTGGTTCAATTCGGCGCTGACCGATGCGACCGGCCGCGTCACGTCGATCATGGCGCTGGTGCAGGACGTGTCCGCCAAGATCCAGATCGCGCGCCAGCAGCACTATCTGGCCCAGCACGATTCGCTCACGGGCCTGTTCAACCGGGCCGCCTTCCATGACCGGCTGGAGCGCGCGCTGGAGCGTGCGCAGCGGCATACGGGCAAGGTGGCGCTGCTGTTCATCGACCTCGACGGCTTCAAGCGCGTGAACGACGAGGAAGGGCACCGTGCCGGCGATGAGGTGCTGCGCATCGTGGCCCAGCGCCTGGTGCACGCCGTGCGCGAGCACGACACCGTGGCGCGCCTGGGGGGCGACGAGTTCCTGGTGATGCTCGACACCGACGTGACCCACGAGGTGCCCCGTGCGATCGGCCAGCGCATCATCGACGCGCTGTGCCAGCCCATGGTGGTCGATGGGCGCCCCCTGGCGGTGGGCGCCAGCATCGGCGTGGCCATGCACCCCCCGCTCGATGGCAGCATCGACGTGCTGATGGGGCGTGCCGACCAGGCCATGTACATGGCCAAGCGCACCGGCAAGGGGCGCCTGGCCTACGCCGAGCCGGCGTGA
- a CDS encoding FAD-binding oxidoreductase produces the protein MAHRKSPARIAKDARVAHLHGLAARNAASPAVPWDALAELESRLVGRIVLPSDPNYDKDRQESNHAFQAYPQIIVYCVCENDVLECLAAARKYHLWVAVRSGGHSTAGYSVNDGMVIDLSELQGVVLDPPTARVHVRPGTDFDHFNGAMNHTGWHVPTGACGNVCVGGFVQGGGYGYTSRMFGIQSDLVESFRVALASGTIVTASATENPRLYWAMRGGTGGNFGVLLQVTYRMVRLDQVWAWSIGWDAAHAAEVLELMQARYMKTGAPDALGYMMNLGFHNGSPCYMVQGMFCGSRDDGLKAIAPLLAIPSAQLLVDRMGTYPDMNNWLDDHPYSLPENLPDGICETKACGYFSRPLARADWQRLIDYFSTSPNTWSMAYLEPYGGAINRYPAKDSAFIHRDADADLVVDVFWRTPEERAQTEAWLDGFMQLAQPFLNGHVYQNYPDRRLQDFAQAYWGDAYPELQAVKALYDPTNFFRFEQSIRLP, from the coding sequence ATGGCCCATCGCAAGAGCCCTGCCCGTATCGCCAAGGACGCCCGCGTGGCGCATCTGCACGGACTGGCCGCCCGCAACGCCGCCAGCCCCGCCGTCCCTTGGGATGCACTGGCCGAACTCGAGTCCCGGCTGGTGGGGCGCATCGTCCTGCCCTCGGACCCCAACTACGACAAGGACCGGCAGGAGTCCAACCATGCCTTCCAGGCCTACCCGCAGATCATCGTGTACTGCGTCTGCGAGAACGATGTGCTGGAATGCCTGGCCGCGGCGCGCAAATACCACCTCTGGGTGGCCGTGCGCAGCGGCGGGCACAGCACCGCCGGCTACTCGGTGAACGACGGCATGGTGATCGACCTGAGCGAGCTGCAGGGCGTGGTGCTGGACCCGCCCACGGCCCGCGTCCATGTGCGCCCCGGCACCGATTTCGACCATTTCAACGGCGCCATGAACCACACGGGCTGGCATGTGCCCACGGGGGCCTGCGGCAATGTGTGCGTGGGTGGCTTCGTGCAGGGCGGGGGCTATGGCTACACCTCGCGCATGTTCGGCATCCAGAGCGACCTCGTGGAATCGTTCCGCGTCGCGCTGGCCAGCGGCACCATCGTCACGGCCAGCGCAACCGAGAACCCGCGCCTGTACTGGGCCATGCGCGGCGGCACGGGCGGCAATTTCGGCGTGCTGCTGCAGGTCACCTACCGCATGGTGCGGCTGGACCAGGTGTGGGCCTGGTCCATCGGCTGGGACGCGGCGCACGCAGCCGAGGTGCTCGAGCTGATGCAGGCCCGCTACATGAAGACCGGCGCCCCCGATGCGCTGGGCTACATGATGAACCTGGGCTTCCACAACGGCAGCCCCTGCTACATGGTGCAGGGCATGTTCTGCGGCAGCCGCGACGACGGGCTGAAGGCCATCGCGCCGCTGCTCGCCATCCCGAGCGCCCAGTTGCTGGTGGACCGCATGGGCACCTACCCGGACATGAACAACTGGCTCGACGACCACCCCTACTCCCTGCCCGAGAACCTGCCCGACGGCATCTGCGAGACCAAGGCCTGCGGCTACTTCAGCCGTCCGCTGGCGCGCGCCGACTGGCAGCGGCTGATCGACTACTTCTCGACCTCGCCCAACACGTGGTCCATGGCCTACCTGGAGCCCTATGGCGGCGCCATCAACCGCTACCCCGCGAAGGACAGCGCCTTCATCCACCGCGATGCCGACGCCGACCTGGTGGTGGACGTGTTCTGGCGCACGCCCGAGGAACGCGCGCAGACCGAGGCCTGGCTCGACGGCTTCATGCAGCTGGCCCAGCCCTTCCTCAACGGCCACGTGTACCAGAACTACCCGGACCGCCGCCTGCAGGATTTCGCCCAGGCGTACTGGGGCGATGCCTACCCCGAGCTGCAGGCCGTGAAGGCGCTGTACGACCCCACGAACTTCTTCCGCTTCGAGCAGAGCATCCGCCTGCCCTGA
- a CDS encoding alpha/beta fold hydrolase, translating to MTPIVFSHANSFPAGTYRLLFEELHRRGFGVSAVDRFGHDPRYPVTNNWPHLVQQLADFAGERVRREGAPVFLVGHSLGGFLSVMTAALHPGLARGVLLIDSPLIGGWRANALGVAKHTQVVGSISPGKISRQRRNSWASNAEALEHFRRKKAFARWHPQVLQDYVEHGLADHDGQRVLAFDRAVETAIYNTLPHNLGALLRRHPLRCPVAFIGGRASAEMRQVGMAMTQRITQGRTMVLDGSHLFPMEQPLATAAAIEASLLNLASVAP from the coding sequence ATGACCCCCATCGTCTTTTCGCACGCCAACAGCTTTCCGGCGGGCACCTACCGGCTGCTCTTCGAGGAACTGCATCGGCGCGGCTTCGGCGTCTCGGCCGTGGACCGCTTCGGGCACGACCCGCGCTACCCCGTCACCAACAACTGGCCGCACCTGGTGCAGCAGTTGGCCGACTTCGCGGGCGAACGCGTGCGCCGGGAGGGGGCTCCGGTGTTCCTCGTGGGACACTCGCTGGGCGGCTTCCTGAGCGTGATGACCGCCGCGCTGCACCCCGGGCTCGCGCGCGGCGTGCTGCTCATCGACTCGCCGCTCATCGGCGGCTGGCGCGCCAACGCGCTGGGCGTGGCCAAGCACACGCAGGTCGTGGGCTCGATCTCGCCCGGCAAGATCAGCCGGCAGCGCCGCAACAGCTGGGCCAGCAACGCGGAGGCCCTGGAGCATTTCCGCCGCAAGAAAGCCTTCGCGCGCTGGCACCCGCAGGTGCTGCAGGACTACGTCGAGCACGGCCTCGCGGACCACGACGGCCAGCGCGTGCTGGCCTTCGACCGGGCCGTGGAAACCGCGATCTACAACACCCTGCCCCACAACCTGGGGGCGCTGCTGCGCCGCCACCCGCTGCGCTGCCCCGTGGCCTTCATCGGCGGACGCGCCTCCGCCGAGATGCGCCAGGTGGGCATGGCCATGACCCAGCGCATCACGCAGGGCCGCACCATGGTCCTCGACGGCAGCCACCTGTTTCCCATGGAGCAGCCCCTGGCCACGGCAGCGGCCATCGAGGCGTCGCTGCTGAACCTGGCGTCGGTCGCGCCCTGA
- a CDS encoding sensor histidine kinase codes for MRIDWIDKLRHLLQTLAFCLAISAIQYAFRPEQAYDIPLKYSLAIGTLTWALIDIGRHLFPSSAQTGWPTGWPGLALPAGGMVLGYVAGTALADQWTGLSTWTSDGTQLRISIGITLLAGTAGTYYFYNRGKSAWLEARMAEAHSQATEAQLRLLETQLEPHMLFNTLANLRVLIATDPDRAQHMLDRLIAYLRATLAASRRIQHPLADEFARLADYLELMAVRMGPRLAYGFDLPEALHGALVPPLLLQPLVENAIHHGLEPQIAGGRIDVQARLLQDGARVQLSVHDTGAGLHGGVPAHAARQPGTHFGLQQVRERLATLYGTAGTLELIAGSAGGTSAIVTFPWKTHADSTDRRG; via the coding sequence ATGCGCATCGACTGGATCGACAAGCTGCGGCACCTGCTGCAGACCCTGGCCTTCTGCCTGGCGATCTCGGCCATCCAGTACGCCTTCCGGCCCGAGCAAGCCTACGACATTCCGCTCAAGTATTCGCTGGCCATCGGCACGCTGACCTGGGCGCTCATCGACATCGGGCGCCACCTGTTCCCCTCCAGCGCACAGACCGGCTGGCCCACGGGCTGGCCCGGGCTGGCCCTGCCCGCCGGGGGCATGGTGCTGGGCTACGTGGCCGGCACCGCCCTGGCGGACCAGTGGACGGGCCTGTCCACCTGGACGTCGGACGGCACGCAGCTGCGCATCTCGATTGGCATCACGCTGCTCGCGGGCACGGCGGGTACCTACTACTTCTACAACCGGGGCAAGAGCGCATGGCTCGAAGCCCGCATGGCCGAGGCGCACAGCCAGGCCACCGAGGCCCAGCTGCGCCTGCTGGAGACGCAGCTCGAGCCGCACATGCTGTTCAACACGCTGGCCAACCTGCGCGTGCTCATCGCCACCGACCCGGACCGCGCGCAGCACATGCTGGACCGCCTCATCGCCTACCTGCGCGCCACGCTCGCCGCGTCGCGCCGCATCCAGCACCCGCTGGCCGACGAGTTCGCGCGGCTGGCCGACTACCTGGAACTCATGGCCGTGCGCATGGGGCCGCGCCTGGCCTATGGGTTCGACCTGCCCGAGGCGCTGCACGGCGCGCTCGTGCCGCCGCTGCTGCTGCAGCCGCTGGTGGAGAACGCCATCCACCACGGGCTGGAGCCACAGATCGCGGGCGGGCGCATCGACGTGCAGGCCCGGCTGCTTCAAGATGGCGCGCGCGTGCAGCTCAGCGTGCACGACACGGGCGCTGGGCTACACGGCGGTGTCCCGGCGCATGCCGCCCGCCAACCCGGCACCCACTTCGGCCTGCAGCAGGTGCGCGAGCGGCTGGCCACGCTGTACGGCACCGCCGGCACCCTTGAATTGATAGCTGGCAGCGCAGGCGGAACCAGCGCCATCGTCACTTTTCCATGGAAGACCCATGCCGACAGCACTGATCGCCGAGGATGA
- a CDS encoding oxygenase MpaB family protein: MTQSTASPDPSLQDMRRHADPLGDATIARILGDWPAQGWPGDDAPQCLRIAEVNRLFGEWTDNASLAHWQAPSTVLGQEAAQALTDYVRQAQVLPPWADLQKIQRAERLFMDHGALSCILLFCSSLPECYVLPDLADVLHTAGQLEQHTEYRIRSTAAMIFPVMMRGGLEAPRGAGVAQILKVRLIHSTIRNLILRGAPAQALQAARPPLPALAVSAARPSLYQTLFARGWDVAGCGLPCNQEEQAYTLLTFNYVFLRGLRRLGLGLPQADEEAYLHAWNVVGHVLGIESTLMAHTMDEAQALFARMQARGRSEAIAPDPRPALGAALMQTMADAIPWPVAKPIPVPLTRYLCGRDTARDLGLDRRMPLASGLLFWSVLLLARGIDTVVRWVFPRFSLSRTLTRALGYHFISRVLMSQTRPLRLPEALLNQVDAVVNGWSDDPLAPAWLNRLEDRLTTAGSWSPGLARANAPR, from the coding sequence ATGACACAGTCCACCGCCTCACCGGATCCTTCCCTGCAGGACATGCGGCGCCATGCCGATCCGCTGGGCGATGCCACCATCGCCAGGATCCTCGGCGACTGGCCCGCGCAGGGCTGGCCTGGCGACGATGCGCCGCAATGCCTGCGCATCGCCGAGGTGAACCGGCTGTTCGGCGAGTGGACGGACAACGCGAGCCTTGCCCACTGGCAAGCCCCGAGCACGGTGCTCGGCCAGGAGGCGGCGCAGGCCCTCACCGACTACGTGCGGCAGGCCCAGGTGCTGCCGCCCTGGGCCGACCTGCAGAAGATCCAGCGGGCCGAGCGCCTGTTCATGGACCATGGCGCGCTCTCGTGCATCCTGCTGTTCTGCTCCAGCCTGCCCGAGTGCTACGTGCTGCCCGACCTCGCGGACGTGCTGCACACGGCCGGCCAGCTGGAGCAGCACACCGAATACCGCATCCGCTCCACGGCGGCGATGATCTTCCCGGTGATGATGCGCGGCGGCCTGGAAGCGCCCCGGGGCGCGGGCGTGGCACAGATCCTCAAGGTGCGGCTCATCCACTCGACCATCCGCAACCTCATCCTGCGCGGCGCGCCCGCACAGGCCCTGCAGGCCGCGCGCCCGCCCCTGCCCGCACTGGCCGTGTCCGCCGCCAGGCCCTCGCTCTACCAGACCCTCTTCGCCCGGGGCTGGGACGTAGCCGGCTGCGGCCTGCCCTGCAACCAGGAAGAGCAGGCCTACACCCTGCTCACGTTCAACTACGTGTTCCTGCGCGGCCTGCGGCGCCTGGGGCTGGGACTGCCCCAGGCCGACGAGGAGGCCTATCTGCATGCCTGGAACGTGGTGGGCCATGTGCTGGGCATCGAGTCCACGCTGATGGCCCACACCATGGACGAGGCGCAGGCCCTCTTCGCGCGCATGCAGGCGCGCGGCCGCAGCGAAGCCATCGCGCCCGATCCCCGGCCCGCCCTGGGCGCCGCGCTCATGCAGACCATGGCGGACGCCATCCCCTGGCCGGTGGCCAAGCCCATTCCCGTGCCGCTCACGCGCTACCTCTGCGGCCGCGACACGGCGCGCGACCTGGGGCTGGACCGGCGCATGCCGCTGGCCTCGGGCCTGCTGTTCTGGTCGGTGCTGCTGCTGGCGCGCGGCATCGACACCGTGGTGCGCTGGGTGTTCCCGCGCTTTTCCCTCTCGCGCACGCTCACGCGGGCGCTGGGCTACCACTTCATCAGCCGCGTGCTCATGAGCCAGACGCGCCCGCTGCGGCTGCCCGAGGCCCTGCTCAACCAGGTGGATGCCGTGGTCAACGGCTGGAGTGACGACCCCCTGGCCCCCGCCTGGCTGAACCGGCTGGAAGACCGGCTGACCACTGCCGGCAGCTGGAGCCCGGGCCTGGCGCGGGCCAACGCTCCGCGATGA